The following is a genomic window from Zalophus californianus isolate mZalCal1 chromosome 10, mZalCal1.pri.v2, whole genome shotgun sequence.
ATCCTCCTGGCCATTGGCGTGGACTCCCGCCTGCACatccccatgtacttcttcctcagcAACCTGTCCTTTGTGGACATCTGCTTCTCCTCCACCACTGTCCCCAAGATGCTGGCCAACTATATACTCGGGACTCAGACCATCTCCTTTTCTGGGTGTCTCACACAGACGTATTTTCTCTTTGAGCTTGCCGACATGGACAATTTCCTCCTGGctgtgatggcctatgaccgctCTGTTGCCATATGCCACCCCTTACACTCCTCAACAAAGGTGACCCACCAGCTCTGTGCCCTGCTGGTTGCTGGGTCATGGGTCATTGCCAGCCTGAATGCTCTTTTGCATACCCTGCTGATGGCTCGACTCTCGTTCTGTGCAGACAATGCCATCCCCCACTTCTTCTGTGATGTGACGCCCCTCCTGAAACTCTCCTGCTCCAACATGCACCTCAATGAGGTGATGATTCTGAGGGTTCTCTGATCATGATCACTCCATTTATTTGCATCCTGGCTTCATATGTCCGTATTACCTGTGCCATCCCGAGAGTCCCATCcacaaagggaaaatggaaagccGCCTCCACCTGTGGCTCCCACCTGGCCGTGGTTTCTCTCTTCTGTGGCACCATCGTTGCTGTGCATTTCAACCCTTTATCCTCGCACTTGGCTGAGACAGATAGCAGCTGCTGTGATGTTCACAGTGGTGACCCCCACGCTGAACCCCTTCATCTACAGCCTGAGGAACAGGGACTTGAAAGAGGCCCTAGAAAAAGTGATGGGCAAGAAGACATGCTCTTAGTGATGAAAGTATAATGGATCTATTTTCCCAGGCATATTAATCTTTGGCAACTCACTGAAATGTAGCTATCAAAGTGTTTGCAAGGAACTTAGAATAAATACTCTCAATAGACAGTTATGAATGAACTTAGTCTTAAGTACAACCCTGCTCCTTTAAATAggtaattttatttgtttctaattaCTGTATTTAAACCTTCTTTGCATAAAGGTCAGGTTTTTCCTTTCTAGGTGATCGCTCTAAAAATTTACACGTAACCAAATTTGTTTCCACTTCCTTTTTGGAAATGCTCTCAGAATTTAAGGCAGTGTTTTTCAATACTGGTTACATGACAGTATCACCTGGGGAGTTTTGACACCATATATATGGTTGCTGGACCAAGCTTTGACCAATTAAAGCAGAATTTTTGGAGTGGGATCCAGGCATtggcattttttccccttgaagtTCCCCAAGGGGTTCTAATGTAATTTCTGAGTTGACAATTCATGCTGCTTTGGATGTACTTTATGATTGCTCATTATGAAGAGTGAGCCCAGAAACCCTAAGAGGAAATCTGATGTCTAATGAGAGTAATAACAATAGAGGTGAAAAAATTACTGAAGTTTTCTGTGGGCTCAAGTGTTCCTGTGCTGAGAGGGCTGGTCTTTTGGCTGAACTCACATTCCTGAGCCTCACTTGGGATCCAAAGAATACTTCATAATTTTTAGTGCTCCTATTAGTCTGTTTAGGTTGCTCTAACAAAAACACCATACACTTTGTAGCTgagacaacaaacatttatttctcacagttctggaggctggaggtccaagatcaaggtgtcagcagattcagtgtcagatgagagcctgcttcttggttcttctttctgtgtcctcagATGGTAGAAGGGGTGaggaagctctctggggtctATTTTATGAAGACACTAATCCCTTCAGGAGGGGTCCCCCACTCATGACttagtcacctcccaaaggtcccacctccaaatactacacattgggggttaggtttcaacattttaatattttggaggGGCACAAAAATCGTCTGTGGCAGTGTCTCATCCTCCAATTTGAGTGCCTTGCTTTATGGGGGTATATTTAGCAATAAGGTGTTCCTTTGATTTTGAAGAAACAGAATAGCATTTGCTTTTTCATCTGTTCAGGATGCCTAGTCTTTCTCCCTGAGGGGAAAACCTTCCCTGAACCTTCAAGATCCCAGTCAATATTTCCCCTATGAAGCCTTTGGTAATTCCTCTAGGCTGAGATTCTCATTCCCTCTCCTGAGTTCCCATAGAAAACTCCTCTTGAAATTATTATATATGTGATACTGTGTAGTCTGTTTattgctgcttcctctcccccttcctctttgCCCTGAGGCACTCTAAAGACTTTGAGATGCTCAGGGATCACACGCATAAACTGTTCACCTTGGACACCCATAAAAAGCTTGGCTCCTGACACTTACTGCACTTGCAAACTATTAATACTGAATAGGAGAACAACAGCCTGTGCTTCTGGAGAACCCAATCTGAGAGGtcttttagctttttaaagatatattttatttgtttatctgagagagacagtgatCGTGagagtggggcagggtgggggaaggagagggagaagcagactccccgctgagcagggagctcaactcagggaccatgacctgagccgaaggcagatacttaacctactgagccaccaggtgccccatgagagGTCttttaataatagtaacaatgacagaatgacaacaaaggaaaagaacagatatACTATGTTGCATAATCAGAGGTTAAGCATTACTGTCTAGTCCATTTGCCGCATTAGTGACTATTTATTGAAACaacatttagtattttatttggAGATATAATTTTACCAAATAGAGTGTTGCTATTCAGtcattttgcttgatttttctgtGCATGTGTCATTGTTTaccactagtttttttttaaaactcactaCTCTATTAGCTTCTTAAACACTGATCTCTGCTTGTTTCTGTGTCTCTTTGCTCCATTTGTTTTGCCAACTCCTCCTCTTTTACCATTTTATAAACGTTTGTTTTCCTCTTGGGTTTTATGCTTGGACTTCTTTTCAGTCTATACTCTCTTCATGGACAATCACATCTACTTCATGTCTTTAACCACATCTATGTTCTTGTGACTTCTGAATCCATATCTGTCAGACCTCCCCTTGACCTACGTATCCATTCTGCCCAGCCTGGATGTCTTCACACCCAACACTTTCTAATGGAACCCATGGAATCCACACTGCCACCATCATACCATGATCCATCCCAACAAGCACAGATGCATTTCTCTCCTGCCTGCACTGCCTATCtcaatcagtggttctcaattaATGTTGCAATCCTCCTACACTTGCCCTAATCCCACATATCCAATCAGTCACTAAGTGCTCTGCCTTCTACTTCCCTATCATTCCTCAATATTATTCCCTACTGTAGTGAGTGGGATTGTGTCCCCCAGCCTGCAAAAGATGTTCAACTCCTAACTCCTAGTACCTAttaatatgaccttatttggaaatagggtatttacagatgtaatcaagttaagatttGGTCATACAGGATTAGGGTAGGTCCGATTTCAATGACTGCTGTCCTcctaagaagagggaaatttggacatagcTACTCATAgagagaacaccatgtgaagacacaaagacacaaagagcCTCAGGAATAATGCCACGTGAAGATTGGCAGAGACTGGAATGGTACATCTACAAGCATCACTAAGGATTGTTGGCATCAAGCAATCCTAAGTGAGGACCCTAAGGGTTGATGGCAGCCACTGAAGCTAGAAAAGGGGCATGAAACGGATTctctctcagagcctccagaatgaaccatccttgccaacaccttaatTTTGGACATCTAGTctccaaaactgtaagagaataaatttctgttgtttaaagtcACCTAATTTATGGTAGTTTGTTATGGCAGGCCTAGGAAACCAATACACCACCCCAATAGGACTGCTTGTCTTATCTTTTCCATATGACCTGTACAACCTTCAATTGCAGGTGTTTGCATTCTTTTGGGGTCTTCCACCATGAACATATAAGGCCCTTGAAATAAGAAATGAGTCATTATTCACATTTGTACACAGAGTATTAGTTCCTGGGTCTGGCTCATATAAAGTGCATGTTTCATGAATAATGAGAAGCAGAAGTCAGTATGCtgaggaaattattttgtttttctccctgtcctccctACCCCAACTAGGCTGTACTCCATGAGTGCAGGGACCAGGTTTTTCAATAGTATCTGCAATATAGTGGTTGCTCAACAATTCTCTCATGTGAATAAATGATTATAGGAATGATTCAATATGGGGAACTTACTATAGAGGATGATGAAGTTTCCTAAAGGAGTTGATGGGCTTGGTTCAGCTCTCTGCCACCTCACATCAGACCTTCCAGGCCATAATGAAGCTTGATGTGcatgttttaatgtattttttaatggttattttttttttacatttaaagtggttgcaaaaatattgaaaaatttaaaagtaggtATATTTAAactcacattattttatttattttttaagtaggctccatgcctaactcaagcggggctcaaactcaaggaCTCTGAGATGAAgtgtcacatgctccaccaactgagccacccaggaacccctaaacTCACACTATTTTAActgcaatattttatttacacCCAAATcagaatcttttataatttcacttttcCAAGGACAGAGTCCCTCCTTGACCAAACTCTAATCAGGCTCCTCCCTCTTCTTGACTATGTTCAACTTTGGCCTAAAAGATTTGAACAACTAACACCCAACAGCTCAAGGCCACATCCCTAGGATGGCCCTAGGTGCCCTTACTGCCTGCCTCAGGAAAATCAAGGCTGCCAAAAGAATGTACCATTTGTTCCAGAAACACCTGAAGATAGGGACCCTGTCTGTATGGTAGGGTAGGAGCCTTGCTTCCATAAGGGCCAATTAGCAAACCCAGATGGGTTTCACAAGGACCAACCCTCTCATCcagctttttgtaatttttcacttcCCTGACTGCGGAAGCTTCTGCTATTTCCTCTCCCTACTTcctcattctccctttaaaatgccCAATCACCTCTGCAGAAAATGGAATGGAGCTCAGCTCCTTCCCCTACCGTCAGTAGTTACTGAATAAAATCAGTTTTCACTGCTTTAACTAATGTCTGGCTGTGTTTATCTTTGACACTAGCTTAGTATTAGTAAACTCATCAGTAATGTCTTCAGAATCTTCTTTGCCTGTTTCACCTGAGAGAACTGCCGTATTTCACAATTTCTCTTGACTAAGCAAAGGTGTTAAATAATATTAACTTTCAGCTTATCTTgtctttaaaattcttatattttgttaAAGGATTTTTTGCattaactttgtttaaaaaaaaacacactgcaCTGAAATATTACTTACTTTGATTACTAAGCCTTTTGAGCCCCTTAATTTCGCACTTTTCGCACATTTCGCACGTCCACCCCGCCCACTGGGTGTCTGGAGTCGCCCGCGAGCCTGAGGACCGCCCTAAAACCGTCGGCCACACGCAGGCGCGGCGCGGGAGAGGCGGATCAGTTGGAATCACTTCCCGGAAGCGCTGTACCCGCCCTCAAACGGAACCAATCAGAGGCTGCGTCGCCCCCGCCCCGCAATTAGATAGGAGGAGCGGAGTCTCCGCTCTGCAAGGTCTCTGCGAGGAGGTGCGGCTTAGTCTTTCTACGAAGTGCGGCGGGCTGGTGACTCCTGCATGGAATGGGGGTCTACGTTGCCGTAAGTGGCTCTGACTCTTTTCCCCCGAAATGGCGTAAAGGGGCACTCTGGGGTTGGTGCCCACAAAACCTGGGCAACTGGCGGGTCCCATGAGCCTTCCGCTGCACCTGCTCCGGTCCTTTAGGGCCCTGCCCCATCGTCTTCCCTTCCTGGTTACGATGGGTCACAGGTGGTCAGGAATCCTATCTTCTATTTCCACAGGCTGGGACTGTCTGAAGTCAAGGTCTGACTTCCAATTTGGATATCCTTTCCAAAAGGCGAGGTTGGCTGAGGAGCCAGCGGCGCAAAAGCGGGTGTAGGTGGCTTGGGCCCTTCTCAGGGTAAGGGGGCCTCTGTACTCCGAGGACCAGGCATTGCCTGGGTGATTATTAGAAATGCATAATCTTAGGCTGCATCCCAGACTTCCTGATTCAGATTCATTGCTTTAACAACATGCCTAGGTGATTTCTGTGCACGTTAATGTTTGAGAATTGCTGCTTTAAGCTTCCAAGATTCCCGATGTAGGAGGCAATGT
Proteins encoded in this region:
- the LOC118356033 gene encoding LOW QUALITY PROTEIN: olfactory receptor 1F1-like (The sequence of the model RefSeq protein was modified relative to this genomic sequence to represent the inferred CDS: inserted 3 bases in 2 codons), which encodes MRGSNQSRVSEFLLLGLSRRPQQQQPFFVLFLSIYLTTVLGNLLILLAIGVDSRLHIPMYFFLSNLSFVDICFSSTTVPKMLANYILGTQTISFSGCLTQTYFLFELADMDNFLLAVMAYDRSVAICHPLHSSTKVTHQLCALLVAGSWVIASLNALLHTLLMARLSFCADNAIPHFFCDVTPLLKLSCSNMHLNEVMXSEGSLIMITPFICILASYVRITCAIPRVPSTKGKWKAASTCGSHLAVVSLFCGTIVAVHFNPLSSHLAETDSXAAVMFTVVTPTLNPFIYSLRNRDLKEALEKVMGKKTCS